The Salminus brasiliensis chromosome 3, fSalBra1.hap2, whole genome shotgun sequence genome contains a region encoding:
- the nr5a5 gene encoding nuclear receptor subfamily 5, group A, member 5, producing MNIPGYPQDNPQAMASHPVGYTQDLPVQDGPSTSGELKADPDVRPEPEEACPVCGDRVSGYHYGLLTCESCKGFFKRSVQNNKRYTCAERQSCPMDPAQRKRCPYCRFQKCLAVGMKREAVRADRMRGGRNKFGPLYRRDRQLKQQRGSFHQVSAAHYRVKLEGSQAPLPAISHDFHLLPSPFPAAPDPFHQSQPVVSPSIAPPELPVVLDCSMARDRALTAPGLPYTGLYHPGFHGYPHDKRELAFSYSPASVTPPTPCGTHTLPTPVLTTPSTHTPTATPMLTSGPSVSNMCFLSELLQGEPDESQVSTRVVASLRREQASRGKHDCLNTFSIMCKMADQTLFGLVEWARNCALFKELKVEDQMVLLQSCWSELLVLDHLCRQVAYGRDGSIYLVTGQQIDVSTVLSQAGPTLSSLVSRAQDLVSKLRALQLDRQEFVCLKYLVLFNPDVKSVQDRQQVERTQERVNRALMGHTLQSYPGQTDKFGQLLLRLPEVRSISLQVEEYLYQRHLLGDLPCNSLLTEMLHAKHT from the exons ATGAACATTCCAGGCTACCCCCAGGACAACCCCCAGGCCATGGCCTCGCACCCTGTTGGCTACACGCAGGACCTGCCGGTGCAGGACGGCCCATCAACAT CAGGGGAGCTGAAGGCAGACCCCGATGTACGTCCGGAGCCGGAGGAGGCCTGTCCTGTGTGTGGCGATCGAGTGTCTGGATATCACTATGGGCTTCTGACCTGCGAGAGCTGCAAG ggcTTCTTTAAGCGTTCTGTGCAGAATAATAAGCGCTACACCTGCGCTGAGAGACAGAGCTGCCCTATGGATCCGGCTCAGAGGAAGAGGTGCCCATACTGTCGCTTCCAGAAGTGCCTGGCTGTGGGCATGAAGAGAGAGG CTGTACGGGCGGACAGAATGCGGGGTGGACGCAACAAGTTTGGGCCCCTGTACCGTCGGGACAGGCAGCTCAAGCAGCAGAGAGGAAGCTTCCACCAAGTCAGCGCTGCCCACTACAGAGTCAAACTGGAAGGATCGCAAGCGCCTTTGCCAGCCATATCACATGACTTTCACCTACTGCCCAGCCCTTTCCCAGCTGCCCCTGACCCCTTCCATCAGTCACAGCCCGTCGTTTCCCCCAGCATCGCCCCGCCCGAGCTTCCTGTTGTACTGGACTGCAGCATGGCCAGAGACAGAGCCCTGACAGCTCCAGGCCTCCCCTACACTGGACTCTATCACCCTGGTTTTCACGGATACCCTCACGACAAGAGAGAGCTGGCTTTTAGCTACAGTCCGGCCTCCGTAACGCCTCCAACACCATGTggaacacacactctccccaCACCTGTGCTCACAACCCCTTCCACACACACGCCAACAGCCACTCCCATGTTGACCTCTGGCCCCTCAGTGTCCAACATGTGCTTCCTGAGTGAGCTGCTGCAGGGCGAGCCAGACGAGTCGCAGGTCAGCACGCGGGTGGTGGCCAGTCTGAGGAGAGAGCAGGCCAGCCGAGGCAAACATGACTGCCTCAACACCTTCAGCATCATGTGCAAGATGGCTGACCAGACGCTGTTCGGCCTGGTGGAGTGGGCCCGCAACTGTGCCCTGTTTAAAGAACTTAAG GTGGAGGATCAAATGGTGTTGCTGCAGAGCTGCTGGAGTGAGCTACTGGTCCTGGATCACCTGTGCCGGCAGGTGGCTTATGGGAGAGATGGCAGCATCTACCTGGTTACGGGGCAACAG ATTGATGTGTCCACGGTGCTTTCCCAGGCTGGGCCGACGCTTAGCAGTCTGGTCTCCAGGGCGCAGGATCTAGTGTCCAAGCTCAGGGCCCTTCAGCTGGACAGGCAGGAGTTTGTTTGCCTGAAGTACCTGGTTCTCTTCAACCCAG ATGTGAAGTCAGTGCAGGACCGGCAGCAGGTGGAACGCACGCAGGAACGTGTGAACAGGGCTCTAATGGGACACACTCTGCAGAGTTACCCTGGTCAAACGGACAAATTCGGCCAGCTGCTGCTCCGGCTACCTGAAGTACGCAGCATCAGCCTGCAGGTGGAGGAGTACCTGTATCAGCGCCACCTGCTGGGTGACCTGCCCTGCAACTCGCTCCTCACTGAAATGCTGCACGCCAAGCACACCTGA